From the Chryseobacterium fluminis genome, the window ATTGCTTTATTTAAATACTGAATCGCAAGATCGGGAGCATTATTTTTTTCAAATAATGTCAAAGCTTCTGCCGCTCTGAAAAGCACTTCAGCATCCTTTTCTCTTGAATCGGTAACGATCTTCTGGATCTCAGCAACCGCTGCCTTATCTCCTTTTCCTAACTTTACAGCAGCTAAACCAATTTTGTTAAGATAACTTTTTCCATCTGCAGCAATTCCTTTATTAAAGCTTTCCGTAGCTTTGGCATAATCCGGCTCTACCTGCTTAAGATATGTATTTCCTAAATAGAAATAATTTTCTGCTGTAGGCGCCGTAGCAATCATATTTGTGAAATTTGTTTTTGCTTGGGCAAACTTATCGCTGTCAATACTGTTAATCCCATCTTGCACTGTTTGCGCAAAGGCAAAGTTGGTAAAAAATACCACCGCTGCTCCAAAAGCAATCTTCTTTACATTCATAATCATTATATCTTTCATTTTATATTTCTAACTCGAATTTTATATTGTACACAATTTTTAGACCAAAATACTGTATTTATTTGGGTTATAACGTTACTTTAATACTTTTTAACGCATCTGAACCTCCCTTTTGTAAATATTATAAGGCTGAAGACCTTCCTTTTGAACGATCATCTGTCCTAACTGAGTACAGGAATACCTGATGAAGCCATTAGCAATATTAAAGTTTCCTTCATTGGTTAAAAAATAAAGCACTCTGGTAAAAGGATATTTCATTTCTCTGAGGCCTTCGGCGTCTGAAGTATATATTTCTCCGTTATCTGAAACCGGAAGAATTTTCACCTTGTTTCTAAGGTTTTCAGAAATCTTATCATACGGACGGCTGAACGTATTAAGTCCGATGACCCCGATTTTATCAGGATATTTTGCTAACTGTTCAATAATATTTTCACTTCCCGCGATAACAGAAAATTTCAGGGCTCCGGGGGCTTTATTTAATTTCTGGGCAACAAAATTGATATTACTCGAATTGGCACCGTCAAAGATGAAATTTTTATCATCAGACTGCAGTCCGTTTTTAATTTCGTCCATGGAAATACTTTCTTTCGGAGAATCTTTGGGAACAATAAACACAACAGCATCTGCAGCAAATTTAGCCGGCAGAAATTTCAGATCCACCTGTTCTTCGTAGGCTTTAATTTCTTCTGCTGACAGTGTTTTCGACATCACTGCGATCCGTGCTTTATCATTAAGAAGATCTAAAAAACCCAGATCTTCCTTTTGAGTCACCACTTTAATTTTTGTTTCAGGATAATTAATCATGTATCCATCTGCCAAAGCTCCAGTAACGCTCTTAAAAGATTCGTCAGTAAGAATGGTAAGCTCACCTTTATGATAAGACGGTGATTTATCTTCTTTTTTACAGCCTGTAAAAAAAACGCTAAAAATGATTAACAGGGAAAGAACTTTTATACTACTTTTCATCTCCGGAATCTTTGATTTTTGAAATTGCTCTATAAATTCTGAATATTCCGTAAAGAATAAGAAGACCACCCATCGCATATGCGATCGTTGGTTCCAGAATTGTAAAAAAGAATTTATAAACAATAACTACAATTCCTAAGATAATATAAAATAATCCTGTGACTAAGGATAACCAATTGAACATCATAATAACAAAAATACCAAAAAAAATAAAAAGAGAAGCAAATGCTTCTCTTTTTTGTAATTATTTAATTATAAATTAATTTTATTCGAAATTAATTGTAAATGGAACAGAGTAATAAGATCTTACACTTTCACCGTTTTTCTTAGCCGGCTT encodes:
- a CDS encoding PstS family phosphate ABC transporter substrate-binding protein, producing the protein MKSSIKVLSLLIIFSVFFTGCKKEDKSPSYHKGELTILTDESFKSVTGALADGYMINYPETKIKVVTQKEDLGFLDLLNDKARIAVMSKTLSAEEIKAYEEQVDLKFLPAKFAADAVVFIVPKDSPKESISMDEIKNGLQSDDKNFIFDGANSSNINFVAQKLNKAPGALKFSVIAGSENIIEQLAKYPDKIGVIGLNTFSRPYDKISENLRNKVKILPVSDNGEIYTSDAEGLREMKYPFTRVLYFLTNEGNFNIANGFIRYSCTQLGQMIVQKEGLQPYNIYKREVQMR
- a CDS encoding DUF308 domain-containing protein, with protein sequence MMFNWLSLVTGLFYIILGIVVIVYKFFFTILEPTIAYAMGGLLILYGIFRIYRAISKIKDSGDEK